One stretch of Sardina pilchardus chromosome 17, fSarPil1.1, whole genome shotgun sequence DNA includes these proteins:
- the lrrc4.1 gene encoding leucine-rich repeat-containing protein 4 has translation MSLLGRVAVRRARKAALLCVVFLLVQEWSMSVGVAAAGPQGCPPECSCYNQLSKVVCTRRGLTRVPPGIPSNTRHLNLMENSIEAVQADSFRNLHHLEVLQLGRNAIRQIEVGAFNGLTSLNTLELFDNRLTVVPSGAFEYLSKLRELWLRNNPIESIPSYAFNRVPSLMRLDLGELRKLEYISDGAFEGLHNLKYLNLGMCNIRGEMPNLSPLLGLEELEISENLFPEIKPGSFRGLRSLKKLWIMNSQIGLIERNAFDELIPLVELNLAHNNLSTLPHDLFTPLRYLVELHLHHNPWNCGCDSLWLSRWLREYIPTNSTCCGRCHAPAHMRGRQLVELDRGDNGALQCSAPFIADAPRDLNISAERVAELRCRTAAMSAVRWLLPNGTVLTHASKHPRISVLNDGTLNFSNVLVGDTGMYTCMVSNAAGNSNASAYLNVSAAELNTSNLSYFSTVTVEVLGPTSEMPKPKTTTTTTTADTGVGTTTTTASPSVYQPVFISTPTVLLQSTDSPPSPPISVPNAKVTTGRPPNPSGTSLDEVMKTTKIIIGCFVAVTLLAAIMLIAFYKLRKRHQKRSTVAADKTVEIVHVEQEELPPPASSSARGGGSRTLPEIKDHNSIHKLDCLTHRHADNSYHHTQKHDFMTYKPTKMDCTIHKHKGEYSSHKVRPEYNTYKPTVDYSTHKPTVDYKSLPDFRMHKQKPDHSPFQYRTHNPDYSTHRSKPEYSPFKDDYNTHHKPRMDYSAHRSKTEHTLHKTTNDYSAFKKDISPFKSNYTAFKAEYRPLEVDYITHKPEYSPPKPKMDYSPRKVDYSPHKYDYTLKPKYNTYKPAGHGAKWTENSIANSLPRTMPSTITAVPEQFIIKAHAKEKVQETQI, from the coding sequence ATGAGTCTCCTGGGGCGGGTAGCTGTGCGTCGAGCCAGGAAAGCCGCCCTGCTCTGTGTAGTCTTTCTCCTAGTGCAAGAGTGGAGCATGAGTGTGGGGGTGGCAGCGGCGGGGCCTCAAGGCTGCCCACCCGAATGCTCCTGCTATAATCAGCTCAGCAAGGTGGTGTGTACCCGCCGTGGCCTCACTCGGGTGCCCCCGGGTATCCCCTCCAACACCCGCCACCTCAACCTGATGGAGAACTCCATTGAGGCAGTACAGGCTGACTCATTTCGCAACCTACACCACCTGGAGGTGCTCCAGCTTGGTCGAAACGCCATCAGACAGATAGAGGTGGGGGCCTTCAATGGCCTAACCAGCCTCAATACATTGGAACTATTTGACAACCGCCTAACAGTGGTGCCAAGTGGGGCCTTTGAGTACCTGTCAAAGCTGCGGGAGCTATGGCTCAGGAATAACCCCATTGAGAGCATTCCTTCTTATGCCTTCAATCGTGTGCCCTCACTAATGAGGCTTGACCTGGGCGAGCTACGCAAATTGGAATACATCTCTGATGGAGCTTTTGAGGGTCTGCACAACCTCAAGTACCTCAACCTGGGAATGTGCAACATACGAGGGGAAATGCCCAACCTGAGCCCGCTGCTTGGCCTGGAGGAGCTCGAGATCTCAGAGAACCTCTTCCCAGAAATCAAGCCAGGCTCTTTCCGAGGTCTGCGTTCACTAAAGAAGCTATGGATCATGAACTCACAGATAGGGCTAATTGAGCGCAATGCATTTGATGAGCTCATACCCCTGGTGGAGCTCAACTTGGCCCATAACAACCTCAGCACTTTGCCCCATGACCTCTTCACTCCACTGAGGTACCTTGTGGAGCTCCACCTGCACCACAACCCCTGGAACTGTGGTTGTGACTCACTCTGGTTGTCGCGATGGCTGAGGGAGTACATCCCAACCAACTCCACCTGCTGTGGCCGGTGCCATGCTCCAGCACACATGAGGGGCCGTCAGCTGGTGGAGCTGGACCGGGGGGACAATGGAGCCCTCCAGTGTTCAGCACCCTTCATCGCAGACGCCCCTCGTGATCTCAACATCTCTGCAGAGCGGGTAGCAGAGTTGCGCTGTCGCACAGCGGCCATGTCAGCCGTGCGGTGGCTGCTGCCCAATGGCACCGTCCTAACACATGCATCCAAGCACCCACGGATCAGCGTGCTCAATGACGGCACACTCAACTTCTCCAACGTGCTCGTGGGGGACACGGGCATGTACACTTGCATGGTTTCCAATGCAGCAGGGAACTCCAACGCCTCTGCATACCTCAATGTCAGTGCTGCCGAGCTCAATACGTCCAACCTCAGCTACTTCTCCACAGTCACGGTAGAGGTGCTGGGGCCAACATCAGAGATGCCCAAGCCGAAAACCACCACTACCACAACAACTGCAGACACGGGGGTCGGTACCACCACGACCACAGCATCGCCATCAGTTTATCAACCAGTTTTTATCTCCACACCCACTGTTTTGCTCCAGAGCACTGATTCGCCACCATCCCCCCCAATTTCTGTGCCAAACGCAAAAGTGACAACAGGACGACCTCCGAACCCCAGCGGCACCAGTCTGGATGAGGTAATGAAGACCACAAAGATAATCATCGGCTGCTTTGTAGCTGTGACTTTGCTAGCCGCCATCATGCTGATTGCCTTTTATAAACTGCGCAAAAGACACCAGAAGAGGAGCACTGTGGCGGCCGATAAAACAGTGGAGATTGTTCATGTAGAACAAGAGGAACTTCCCCCTCCTGCGTCGTCAAGTGCAAGAGGAGGGGGGTCACGAACTCTGCCAGAAATCAAGGACCACAATAGCATTCATAAACTGGACTGTTTAactcacagacacgcagacaacagctatcatcacacacaaaaacacgactTCATGACTTATAAACCAACCAAAATGGATTGTACTATTCACAAACACAAGGGGGAGTATAGCAGCCATAAAGTTAGACCTGAATATAATACATACAAACCAACCGTGGACTACAGCACTCACAAACCAACTGTGGACTACAAATCCTTGCCTGACTTCAGaatgcataaacaaaaaccagaCCATAGTCCTTTTCAATATCGCACTCACAATCCAGATTATAGCACTCACAGATCTAAGCCTGAATACAGCCCTTTCAAAGATGATTACAACACTCATCACAAACCAAGAATGGACTACAGTGCCCACAGATCCAAAACGGAACATACCTTACACAAAACCACAAATGACTACAGTGCTTTCAAGAAGGATATCTCCCCATTCAAATCAAATTACACTGCCTTCAAGGCAGAGTACAGGCCCCTAGAAGTGGACTACATCACGCACAAACCGGAATACAGCCCCCCCAAACCCAAAATGGATTACAGCCCGCGTAAAGTGGACTACAGCCCCCACAAGTATGATTACACACTGAAACCTAAATACAATACGTACAAACCAGCTGGCCATGGGGCAAAATGGACAGAAAACAGCATTGCAAATTCTCTGCCTCGAACGATGCCTAGTACCATTACGGCAGTCCCAGAGCAGTTCATCATAAAAGCTCACGCAAAGGAAAAAGTCCAGGAAACTCAGATTTAA